A segment of the Salvelinus sp. IW2-2015 linkage group LG6.2, ASM291031v2, whole genome shotgun sequence genome:
TGCAGTCTCTTCACATGGAGACTTGTACTCCGGTGCCGACGCAGTGCTTACTCAGTTGTGTGGCATAGGTGACAGGGACAGCTCCTGTTGTTTCTGCAAAGTCCTTCAAAATGTCAGGCTTCACCCTCTCAACCACAAGTATACGGTGACTCATGCAGTGCTGGGTGAGTCTTTCACTCGCCTCTCCATTGACTAAAACTAGATTcacattgtttttcaacagagttGTTAAAACATTGTCTTCCCAATCATCTTCTTTGCTGAGGCCTTTCAAGTCCAACTTGTCGGTCACTTGGCTGATGTCATTCTTGTTATTGAAACCAAGATGGCGATATTTTTCACTGAGATCTCCATTAATGAGAACAACTTGCCACTTCTGTTCTTTCATGTGATGTACAAGGGAAGCCTGCTCTGCAGAGAGCAGAATAACACAACCTGGTAAAACACATGAATGGTCCTCTGACAAGCCTGGCAGAGTGCACGTTACCAGCTTGTTGACAtcaaatgttctacagctgtcACCGCTTCCATTGTTCTTTGACTGTATCTTGCTCACCTCAACCACTAAGCTCATTGCAGCCACACAGCCATGGCTCACAGCTTCAGCGAGGTGAGGAATATCAACTTCTTTAGAACTCACTGCATGGGAAAATAACCCTGGTGTGGTGTTCTCATCAGCTTTATCATTTGCACAAAAATGTCTGCTGTGAGTGAGTTTTATTCTGCTTTGTTTCTTGTTGTTAAGGGCCCCATGGCTAGAGTTCATCCCTGTGACAGGGTTACGTAACACTGTGTGTGGAGAGCCCTGGAGTACTGATGTGCCACTATCAGAAGCAACCGGTCGAACGTCTTCAATCGACACACTGTTTGACCTGCAGACTTCGCAACATATATCCAGCCCTTCAGACATGGCTGACACAATATGTGGGATTGAAATGCCTCTGTGGAGACATTCGAGGGCAGCCCTGCTCCAGACCCCAGCCATAAATAGCAGGCACCCCGCACCTGAGTGGAAGACCTTCTGGTGAGCTTGGATTGTCTCATTGGCCAGCTGACCTACAGAGCAGGTCAGGTCTAAGTGCTCCAAGACACGGAAACATGTGCACACCAAGGACGACTCCCCGGTAGACTCGTCTTGAATAAACTTGTGGTTTTTATTGGGGCCCAAAAAGGAATGTGTGACAGCCGCCAAAGCTGTGAGCTGCTGCAGTCCAACATGAAGTCTTTGACTAATAATTGTACTTCCCATTTTCTGTGACGCCTGTAAGATAGACATGTTAGGAATTTTATATTAGGGTCATTCTGTGTAAAAATAGAACACATTTCCAAACTATTTACCAGAAGGATCATTAATACACAGTAAGAGATACAGCAATAAATACTTTGGTGTAGTTCTGCAGTGTAGctggctagcatgctagctagctgtgatagcTAACATCAACCTGGTCCTGCCCTAAAACATCGGATAATGTACATTGAAAGGCTTAGCTTGCTAGGAAGATAATATGAATTTAGCAAATCTATAGCACAACACAACGATTAACTTACTTTTTCCTAAGAACTTTGTGTGGCGTGCTACAGTTCCAGGTTCTCTGTGAGCTTCAGCCTGGCTCAAGCTCTGCTCCAGTTGTAAtccgtgtgtgcgcgtgcgcaaaTAAGCGCCCACTTGTTGCTAAGAGACAAGAAAAGAACCAAACGGTCGCCGTCGCTTATGTCCCACCCACTTACCTCACAATTGGTCAAAGCAAGCCCTCATCGTCATTTCCTGAAGGTTTACTCATTTTCTGATGGACTGTTCCCCTGTCATTTAAAATAACGCATACCACAGTAGTTTTAGGCAAGCTTTGTTTACATGTCGCCTGATACACTTCGTTAAGTTCAAATACACCTATTTTGTTCGTCGCAGGGCTGATATTTGGAGATGGTATGTAGCTCTACTTTAGTAACTGTTATCAATAGTTtcctagctagtcagctagcagTTTCTATTTGTCCGTTGAGCTAGGTAACGTTACACAGATGGGTTTCAAGCTAGTGAGCTACTGTAACGTCACCCAACTCTTTGCAGCAGCAATTCTGCAACGTTGTggctagtaacgttagctagctggtggCAAAAATAACGTTAGCCTTTTAAGATCACTTTCACAGGGTTTAAGCCACTACAGCACTTCCGTTTGCTAAACGTTTGCATGTAGCTAGATAGTTAAGTTGGCTAATTGCGTTAGCATCATTGACTTGGGGCCCAAGTGCCATTTCCTTGATAGTTTCTCCAAGTAATTTCCTCCCCCATGCACAACATGTTTTCAGTTTTAATGTGTACCATCTCACTGAGCAGCAGTGCCCAAAACAGACCCTTTACCAGCCACATGGTGTTCATATCCAATTTATCAATGCACTTCAGAACAGCAGTATACACAGAGTGCATCAAAATCTGCTATTCTGAATAGATGTTAAATCTGACCTGTTACCAGCATTCGGCTGGTAGGACCGGCACCGCATCAATTCAAGCTACATAGGGTAACATTAGCTGGCCATCTACAATAAGGCTTATTGTGAtactatcaatgtttcccttaTGATCAGCTTTACAGGTAAACTCTGACAgtttgttgttatgttacaggcttCAGGCTACCGAAAACCCAACACCAATTCCAACCAGAGGAAAAAGGCAGGTCCTAAACCAGACTTGACAGAGGAACAAAAGCAGGAGATCAGAGAGGCCTTTGACTTGTTTGATACAGATGGCTCAGGAACAATTGACGTGAAGGAACTCAAGGTAGGTTATACCATAGAATATAAATGGTTCACTCAGCTAGTCACCATAATGCCATCCACTGTTTCAGCGTATGCTtagttttccccccaaaaaacttttttattttgtttcttgaatATAAACAATTAATTTATTTCTGCTGCTCCAGGTTGCCATGCGTGCCCTTGGCTTTGAACCAAAGAAAGAAGAGATCAAGAAGATGATAGCAGACATCGACAAGGAGGGCTCTGGGACCATTGATTTTAATGACTTTCTCTGTATGATGACACAGAAAATGGtatgtattttcttagtcaagAAGAGATTAAAGGATTGGTTCacaattatacactgaacaaaaatataaacacaacatgtgttggtcccatgtttcatgagctaaaaaaagatcccagaaatgtttcatatacacaaaaagcttatttctcaaaaatgttgacatccctgttagtgagcatttttacattgtcaagataatccatccacctgacaggtgtggcatatcaagaagctgattaaacagcatgatcattacacaggtgcaccttgtgctggggacaataataataaggccactctaaaatgtgcagttttgtcacacaatacaatgccacgccacagatgtctcaagttttgagggagcgtgcaattgtcatgctgactgcaggaatgtctaccagagctgttaccagataatttaatgttcaagcagcctccaacgttgttttcgagaatttggtagtacgtccaactggcctcacaactgcagaccgcgttcttcacctgctggattgtatgagaccagccacccggacagctgatgaaactgtgggtttgtacaaccgaagaatttcaACACAAACTGTctgagggaagctcatctgtgttctcatcatcctcaccagggtcttgacctgactgcagtttggctttGTAACTGACTTCGGGGCTGACTtcaatcccggtttcaactgtaccgggcagatggcagacatcgCGTagggtgtcgtgtgggcgagcggtttgctgatgtcagcgttgtgaacagagtgcctgatGGTGCTGTTATTGTCaaatgaacacaattgtattttatcgatggcaattaaATTcccagagataccgtgatgagatcctgaggcccactgtcatgccattcatccgccgccatcacctcagcataataatgcacggccccatgtcgcaaggatctgtacacaattcccggaggctgaaaatatcccagttcctCCATGGCCGGCATACTCACCtgtcccattgagcatgtttgggatgcttgtACGATGGcgttttccagttcccgccaatagccagcaacttcgcacagccattggagaggagtgggacaacattccacaggccactataaacagcctgatcaactgcatgatgcaaatggtggtcacaccaatacagactggttttctgatccacgccccaaaaatgtttttaaggtatctgtgaccaacaggtgcatatctgtattcccagtcatgtgaaattcatagattagggtctaatttatttatttcctttatATACTGTGtgtttcggaaagtattcagaccccttgactttttccacatttatttacattacagccttattctaaaatgtattatattcatttttttctcatcaatctacacacagtaccccataatagcaaagtgaaaacaggtttttagaagttttagcaaatttataaaaaataagaaacatatttacataagaccatgagacttgaaattgagctcaggtgcatcctgtttccattgatcatctttgagttgttactacaacttgattggagtccacctgtggtggtGGACTCCacctctgaccatgagaaaccagattatCTGACCTGATGtgtaaccaagattgaattctttgacctgaatgccaagcgtcgtgtctggaggaaccctggtaccatccctatggtgacgcatggtggtggggatgtttttcagaggcagggactggtagaatagtcaggatcgagggaaagatgaacggattaaagtacagagatccttaatgaaaatctgctccagagctacacacaatactccatgatgaattttgcaaatgtattaaaaataaaacatggatatatcacattttacataagtattcagaccctttactcagtactttttttgaatcacctttggcagagattacagccttgaggagtcttgggtatgacgctgcaagcttgtaacgtctgtatttggggagtttctacaattcttcgctgcagatcctctcaagctctggccaggcggtgtaagggctatttgactaagaaggagagtgatgtattgctgcatcagatgtcctggcctacacaatcacccgacctcaacccaattgagatggtttggtatgtgttggaccgcagagtgaaatagaagcagccaacaagtgctcagcatatgtaggaactccttcaagactgttggaaaagcattccaggtgaagctggttgagagaatgccaagagtaggcaaagctatcatcaaggcaaagggtggctactttgaagaatctaaaatatattttgatttgttttacacttttttggttactacatgattccatatgtgttatttcatagttttgatgtcttcactattattctacaatgtgaataatagtaaaaataaagaatgagtatgtgtgtcaacttctgactggtactgtgtgtgtgtgtgtgtgtgtgtgtgtgtgtgtgtgtgtgtgtgtgtgtgcgagagacacacacacacacacagactacgattcaaaagtttggggtcatttagaaatgtccttgtttttgaaagcaaagctatttttttgtctattaaaataacatcaaattgatcagaaatacagtgtagacattgttcatgttgtaaatgactattgtagctggaaacgtcagattttatatggaatatctacagaggcccattatcagcaaccatcactcctgtgttccagtggcacgttgtgttagctaatccaagtttatccttt
Coding sequences within it:
- the bbs12 gene encoding LOW QUALITY PROTEIN: Bardet-Biedl syndrome 12 protein (The sequence of the model RefSeq protein was modified relative to this genomic sequence to represent the inferred CDS: substituted 1 base at 1 genomic stop codon), with the translated sequence MGSTIISQRLHVGLQQLTALAAVTHSFLGPNKNHKFIQDESTGESSLVCTCFRVLEHLDLTCSVGQLANETIQAHQKVFHSGAGCLLFMAGVWSRAALECLHRGISIPHIVSAMSEGLDICCEVCRSNSVSIEDVRPVASDSGTSVLQGSPHTVLRNPVTGMNSSHGALNNKKQSRIKLTHSRHFCANDKADENTTPGLFSHAVSSKEVDIPHLAEAVSHGCVAAMSLVVEVSKIQSKNNGSGDSCRTFDVNKLVTCTLPGLSEDHSCVLPGCVILLSAEQASLVHHMKEQKWQVVLINGDLSEKYRHLGFNNKNDISQVTDKLDLKGLSKEDDWEDNVLTTLLKNNVNLVLVNGEASERLTQHCMSHRILVVERVKPDILKDFAETTGAVPVTYATQLSKHCVGTGVQVSMXRDCRGNGRRASMAVNIVADRTALVTVVLTTSVHSKLQTLEDCFWGCAYRLHHTLKDRKLLPGAGKTELLCVQTLQKHIKDNGEQTRGKDGTSAPQAKQGRAGNPHRADVFQLMADGWMDYISTLMLNSGTCSKVDAWTTINQQLKDFNGGLSLDANFSRLLLRDDTEDGMMSPDMKRSAGKVYDNMTVKFEAWRKALDLVFLVLQTDTEIITGIDPKQVEGQSNVMVL
- the LOC111965799 gene encoding uncharacterized protein gives rise to the protein MASGYRKPNTNSNQRKKAGPKPDLTEEQKQEIREAFDLFDTDGSGTIDVKELKVAMRALGFEPKKEEIKKMIADIDKEGSGTIDFNDFLCMMTQKMSEKDSKEEILKAFRLFDDDGTGKISFKNLKRVAKELGENLTDEELQEMIDEADRDGDGEINEQEFLRIMKKTSLY